The following proteins are co-located in the candidate division KSB1 bacterium genome:
- the lgt gene encoding prolipoprotein diacylglyceryl transferase, producing the protein MILSPYIHWSVDPEIFRFGAFTIRWYGLLFATSFFLGYRIIQWIFQKEKLPKTDVDILLFYVLFGVVIGARLGHCLFYEPGYYLSNPIEIIKFWRGGLASHGAAIGILTAIYLYSKKKPKQTYFWVVDRVVIVVALSGFFIRVGNLFNSEILGKATDVPWAFIFTRVDMIPRHPTQIYEALAYLSIFLLLITVYRKFHPVFPGMLFGIFLTCIFGFRIFVEFFKETQSTFEAGMTLNMGQLLSIPFLLIGLFLIFRSRFRKAKTT; encoded by the coding sequence ATGATTCTTTCCCCCTACATACACTGGAGTGTTGACCCCGAAATTTTCCGATTCGGTGCATTTACCATTCGCTGGTATGGATTGCTGTTTGCCACATCATTTTTCCTGGGTTATCGAATTATACAATGGATTTTCCAAAAGGAAAAATTACCCAAGACTGATGTTGACATACTGTTGTTTTATGTTTTGTTTGGTGTTGTTATAGGTGCACGGCTGGGACATTGTCTTTTCTATGAACCCGGTTACTATTTAAGCAATCCGATTGAAATCATCAAATTCTGGCGGGGTGGATTGGCGAGTCATGGCGCGGCTATTGGAATTTTGACTGCTATTTATTTATATTCGAAGAAAAAACCTAAGCAGACTTACTTTTGGGTTGTGGACCGTGTTGTGATTGTTGTGGCTTTATCCGGATTTTTTATACGGGTGGGTAATTTGTTTAATTCTGAGATCCTGGGAAAAGCTACCGATGTGCCATGGGCATTTATTTTTACTCGTGTTGATATGATCCCCAGGCACCCGACCCAAATTTACGAAGCTTTAGCATACTTAAGTATTTTTTTATTATTGATTACTGTCTATCGTAAGTTTCATCCAGTTTTTCCAGGTATGCTATTTGGAATTTTCCTTACTTGTATTTTTGGCTTCCGTATTTTTGTTGAATTTTTCAAAGAAACCCAATCTACTTTCGAAGCGGGAATGACGTTGAATATGGGGCAACTATTGAGTATCCCTTTTTTGCTGATTGGGCTTTTCTTAATTTTTAGATCTAGATTCCGGAAAGCAAAAACCACGTAA
- a CDS encoding zinc-dependent alcohol dehydrogenase family protein, with product MKAMVLNKICSLNRNNTPLELRNIPVPEPSENEILVKISTCGVCHTELDEIEGRTAPPHLPVVLGHQVVGTVEKKGGNAGLFELGDRVGIAWIFSACGNCQYCLNGNENLCDDFKATGRDVNGGYAEYITVPEKFAHSIPALFSDSEAAPLLCAGAIGYRSLKLCNLKNGQRLGLTGFGASGHLVLKMIRYKYPATKVYVFARSDKERQFARELGAVWAGNTEDESPEKLHCIIDTTPVWKPVVEALNNLKAGGRLVINAIRKEEVDKKYLLGLDYPKHLWMEKEIKSVANVTRSDVSEFLQIAAEIPIKPEYQEYDLEDANIALMELKERKIRGAKVLRVT from the coding sequence ATGAAAGCAATGGTTTTAAACAAAATCTGTTCTCTCAACCGAAATAACACTCCCCTGGAATTAAGGAATATTCCCGTTCCGGAACCGTCTGAAAATGAAATTTTAGTAAAAATATCTACTTGTGGAGTTTGCCATACTGAATTGGATGAAATTGAAGGACGAACGGCTCCACCACATTTACCGGTGGTTTTGGGCCATCAAGTAGTAGGAACTGTAGAAAAAAAGGGGGGAAATGCCGGGTTGTTTGAACTCGGCGACAGGGTTGGGATCGCATGGATTTTTTCGGCTTGCGGAAATTGCCAGTATTGTCTTAATGGCAACGAAAATCTATGCGATGATTTTAAAGCGACTGGTAGAGATGTGAATGGCGGTTATGCTGAGTATATAACTGTACCCGAAAAGTTCGCCCATAGTATACCAGCTTTATTCTCAGATTCGGAGGCTGCACCACTTTTATGCGCCGGCGCAATTGGCTACCGTTCCCTGAAATTATGTAATCTTAAAAATGGTCAACGTTTGGGGCTTACCGGGTTTGGCGCGTCCGGGCATCTAGTATTAAAAATGATACGCTATAAATATCCGGCTACAAAGGTTTACGTATTTGCCCGGAGTGATAAAGAAAGACAATTTGCCCGGGAGCTTGGAGCCGTCTGGGCGGGCAATACTGAGGATGAATCTCCCGAAAAATTGCATTGCATCATCGATACGACACCGGTTTGGAAACCTGTTGTTGAAGCTCTTAATAATTTAAAAGCCGGAGGACGATTGGTCATCAATGCCATACGAAAAGAAGAAGTTGATAAAAAGTATTTGTTGGGCCTGGATTATCCCAAACACCTGTGGATGGAAAAAGAAATTAAAAGCGTGGCCAATGTTACTCGCAGCGATGTGAGTGAATTCCTTCAGATCGCGGCAGAAATTCCCATCAAACCCGAATACCAGGAATACGATTTGGAAGATGCCAATATTGCATTGATGGAATTAAAGGAAAGAAAGATTCGCGGAGCTAAGGTGCTGAGAGTCACATAA
- a CDS encoding ABC transporter ATP-binding protein produces the protein MNHPEEKKKSKKPSLSTVKYVFKTIIWPRRKLLSLGLVLIIIKSLSGLVLPGSSKYLIDNVITEGNTELLKTILFVAGGAITVQAFTSFFLTRLLSVEAQHLISLLRSKVQRHIIYLPISYFDNTKSGSLVSRIMNDVEGVRNLVGTGLLQLFGGALTSVVAFFLLLNINAAMTLYVLAPLILFGLISLKAFSVIRPIFRKRWEISAEVTGRLTESLGGIRVIKGFNAEKQEISVFEKGVDSIFQNIKKSLTATSLLTSSATLLLGLASVGIMGLGGSMILKGNLTIGEFFAFTLYLGFLIAPIVQMSNIGSQITEGFAGLDRMKEILNTQKEGEEASRTQNLDGFDGAITFEKVSFAYEKGKEVLKDISFEAPAGTVTALVGSSGSGKTTIAGLAASFLKPNQGTVFIDGHNLSNVKLNSYRSQLGVVFQDDFLYEGTIRENILFARPGAGEDELLEAVKAAHVKEFTDRFDDGLDTVIGERGVKLSGGQRQRVTIARALLANPKVLILDEATSSLDTESEIYIQESLARLLKGRTTLVIAHRLSTIRQADQILVIEDGQIVERGTHDELIKKEGRYFRLYTYQARI, from the coding sequence ATGAACCATCCAGAAGAAAAGAAAAAATCCAAAAAACCATCATTATCTACCGTCAAATATGTGTTTAAAACCATCATTTGGCCGAGAAGGAAATTATTATCGCTTGGATTGGTTTTAATCATAATCAAAAGTTTAAGCGGTTTGGTATTACCGGGCTCAAGTAAGTACCTCATTGATAATGTGATTACTGAGGGGAATACCGAGTTGTTAAAAACAATCTTGTTTGTCGCTGGTGGCGCCATTACCGTTCAAGCGTTCACTTCGTTTTTTTTAACCCGGCTTTTGAGTGTCGAAGCTCAACACCTGATTTCATTGCTGCGTTCTAAAGTACAGAGACACATCATTTATCTGCCAATCTCTTATTTTGATAATACCAAATCAGGTTCATTGGTGTCCCGCATCATGAATGACGTGGAAGGTGTGCGCAACCTGGTAGGCACCGGCCTGTTGCAATTGTTCGGCGGGGCGCTCACTTCGGTGGTTGCCTTTTTTCTGCTCCTGAATATCAACGCAGCCATGACTTTGTATGTATTGGCGCCGCTGATTCTGTTCGGTTTAATCTCATTAAAAGCGTTTTCTGTTATTCGCCCCATTTTCCGAAAACGGTGGGAGATTAGCGCCGAAGTTACCGGCCGTCTCACCGAGTCTCTCGGTGGCATCCGGGTGATTAAGGGTTTTAATGCGGAAAAACAGGAAATAAGTGTCTTTGAGAAAGGCGTTGACAGCATTTTCCAGAATATAAAAAAATCCCTTACAGCCACGAGCTTGCTTACCAGTTCGGCTACTTTGCTTCTTGGGCTGGCAAGTGTTGGGATTATGGGGTTGGGCGGTTCTATGATCCTGAAGGGCAACTTAACTATCGGGGAATTTTTCGCATTTACTCTTTACCTGGGCTTCCTGATCGCGCCAATCGTACAGATGAGTAACATCGGCAGCCAAATCACTGAAGGGTTTGCTGGTCTTGATCGCATGAAAGAAATCCTCAATACACAAAAAGAAGGGGAAGAAGCATCCCGAACACAAAATTTAGATGGTTTTGACGGCGCTATCACCTTTGAGAAGGTTTCCTTTGCCTATGAGAAAGGCAAGGAAGTCTTAAAAGATATTAGCTTTGAAGCGCCTGCCGGTACGGTTACCGCTCTTGTTGGCAGTTCCGGCTCAGGAAAAACCACCATTGCAGGATTGGCTGCATCCTTCCTGAAACCCAACCAGGGCACTGTATTTATCGATGGACACAATCTTTCAAATGTAAAACTAAACAGTTATCGCAGTCAGCTTGGAGTTGTTTTTCAAGATGATTTTTTGTATGAGGGAACCATTCGGGAAAATATCTTGTTCGCCAGGCCAGGTGCAGGCGAAGATGAGTTGCTAGAAGCAGTCAAGGCTGCTCATGTAAAGGAGTTTACCGATCGTTTCGATGATGGACTGGATACGGTGATCGGCGAACGCGGCGTGAAGCTCTCCGGCGGCCAGCGCCAGCGCGTAACCATCGCCCGCGCTTTGTTGGCAAATCCCAAAGTGCTTATCCTGGATGAAGCCACATCCAGCCTGGATACCGAAAGCGAAATCTACATCCAGGAAAGTCTTGCCAGGTTATTGAAAGGCCGGACTACTCTTGTCATTGCCCACCGTTTAAGCACGATCCGGCAAGCCGACCAGATCCTGGTAATCGAAGACGGCCAGATCGTCGAACGCGGCACCCATGATGAGCTTATCAAAAAAGAAGGGCGTTATTTCCGGCTATATACATACCAGGCGAGGATTTAG
- a CDS encoding transposase, whose amino-acid sequence MIKVKNRNNLYLKGMDPWENSLSAKKLARLKKSWAEIFKQHILPRMPITQIAKYFNKKMGRPTKELVSIPTLRDVLQQIFDLTDDETVDQMAFNQQWHYALDVLDQDDQFLSLKTLWNMRHILTTDSLAKKVFNDATDRLKEVYKVDTSLQRLDSVQ is encoded by the coding sequence GTGATAAAGGTCAAAAATCGCAACAATTTGTATCTCAAAGGCATGGACCCATGGGAAAATTCTCTGAGCGCTAAAAAACTCGCACGACTTAAAAAGTCCTGGGCAGAGATTTTCAAACAGCACATTCTTCCGAGGATGCCAATTACCCAGATCGCCAAATATTTTAACAAAAAAATGGGCCGGCCTACCAAAGAACTGGTTTCCATCCCGACGCTTCGGGACGTTCTGCAACAAATATTTGATTTAACCGATGATGAAACAGTCGACCAGATGGCCTTTAATCAGCAATGGCATTATGCGCTTGATGTGCTGGATCAAGATGACCAGTTCCTTTCTTTAAAAACGCTTTGGAATATGCGGCATATTTTGACGACCGACAGTCTGGCGAAAAAAGTTTTCAATGATGCAACAGATAGACTTAAGGAAGTCTATAAGGTTGATACCAGTCTCCAGCGCCTCGATTCGGTCCAATAA
- a CDS encoding MoxR family ATPase yields MKIAETPKFNEDDIQKLLQKLNLLRAEIQKVIIGQEDTIEQLLTAFLSGGHCLLEGVPGLAKTLMIRTLANAVHLSFHRIQFTPDLMPSDIIGTEILEEDHATGKRFFKFNKGPVFANIVLADEINRTPPKTQSALLEAMQEFEVTYGGKTYELERPFFVLATQNPIEQAGTYPLPEAQLDRFLLNIEISYPTEEKELQILSTTTGNIIVETQPVMSADEILNAQRIAREVIINEALLAYVNRLIRATRPNGSSIEKVSEWVRWGAGPRAGQAIILTSKAKALLNGRFSVTLDDIKSMAFPVLRHRVLVNFKAEAERITSDHITRELLEKVPEPKSPLE; encoded by the coding sequence ATGAAAATAGCAGAAACCCCAAAGTTCAACGAAGACGATATACAGAAACTTTTACAAAAACTGAATCTTCTTCGCGCTGAAATTCAAAAGGTGATAATCGGTCAGGAAGATACCATCGAACAGCTTTTAACCGCGTTTCTATCCGGAGGTCATTGTTTGCTGGAAGGAGTGCCGGGACTAGCAAAAACCTTGATGATCCGCACCTTAGCGAATGCGGTTCACTTGTCATTTCATCGCATCCAATTTACGCCGGACTTAATGCCTTCTGATATAATCGGCACGGAAATTCTTGAAGAGGACCACGCAACAGGCAAACGCTTCTTTAAATTCAACAAAGGCCCGGTTTTCGCCAATATCGTTTTAGCAGATGAAATTAATCGAACGCCGCCAAAAACGCAATCGGCTTTACTCGAAGCCATGCAAGAATTTGAAGTCACCTACGGTGGCAAGACTTACGAATTGGAACGACCGTTTTTTGTGCTCGCAACGCAAAATCCGATAGAACAAGCCGGAACCTATCCACTTCCGGAAGCTCAATTGGATAGATTTCTGTTAAACATTGAGATTAGTTATCCTACTGAAGAAAAAGAGCTGCAGATTTTATCTACTACGACAGGAAATATTATAGTTGAAACACAACCGGTAATGTCTGCCGATGAGATTCTGAACGCCCAAAGAATTGCCAGGGAGGTAATTATTAATGAAGCATTATTGGCTTATGTGAATCGCCTGATAAGAGCGACGCGGCCAAACGGCAGTTCCATAGAAAAAGTATCGGAGTGGGTTAGATGGGGTGCCGGACCCCGCGCAGGCCAGGCAATTATTCTAACCTCTAAAGCAAAAGCCTTGTTAAACGGACGATTTTCCGTAACCTTAGATGACATAAAATCCATGGCTTTCCCGGTACTGCGTCATCGAGTGTTGGTTAATTTTAAAGCCGAGGCAGAGCGAATTACTTCAGATCACATCACCAGGGAACTTCTGGAGAAAGTGCCTGAGCCAAAGAGTCCGTTGGAATAA